GTACATCAGGCTCGGTGGAGACACTGCGGTGCAGGGGTACGCCGTCACCACATGAGGGTTCTCGTGCTCGTAAACGTCGAAGGCAAGAATTACGTCGTCTGAGTATGACCTGTGTTGAAGCCCTGATTCTTGCCTTTGAATGCGATGCGGGATGAAAATTGGCAAGGCACGTCCCACCAACTCTATCAGATGCAATGCATCCACTATGATCGGACTTTCTGCCGTTGGACAACACAGGTCAATCATATCTATCATCGACGATATGTGGCTTGGCTTATGAATGCACACCAGTATCCTCAGCTCCGACCAAGCTCTTAAGCTCATGATGTTCCTTTTTTGGTACCCGGCGTATTTTCTTGAAGGGTCGTACAAAAACCTCACGGACCATTGCACTATGCATGCTACCACAATTATGCTCAGAATCATTATTCCGTATGTCAGCCCATCGATTACCtgcaagttttttttttttgtttttcaatctaTATTAGAAATTCTGTATTAGGCATAATGGTATACAATAAGATAAGATGGATGATGACCTTGTAGTCGTATAAGAAGCAATAGAGACCGATTTCCACAACGCCTTTGGAGTTTAAAAtgagggagagggagagagcATCACGGAAGGGCATGTGGCAGTAGAGGGCGGGTAGAATGCAGGATAAAATTTTGACCAAGTGGGTGAGGATGATGACGAGACAGACAGCGAAAACCGATGTGGAGGAATAAGTGGAGGAAAAATCTGCTTTCAGCATGCAGATGGTGACGAATATTGGCAGAAGGAAGGTGGTACCGAAGAAGTTAAGCTTCTTGACCAATGCAGCTCCCAGTGGAGGTCCCTCCGGCACGGCCAATCCCAGAATGAAAGCTCCGAGCACGAATTCTTGGTTTATTTTAACCGAAACCCAACCTAAGACAAAGAGCAGTACGATGATGACGTAGAGGTAACCATCTTTGACAGGCCTTCCTTCTGGTGTACTTCTGACGATCCAAAACATTACTGGGCGACACACCAATGGAACAAAGATAGCCATTGCAAGCAAACCCAAGAGGTTTGTAACAATCTCTTTGGTACCATCACCCTCACTAAACATAAAAACAGTGCCGATGGTGGTAGCGAATGTGCACAGTACGTCACTCACCAATGCGGCAGACAATGCCAATTTGCCAAGTTCGGAGTTTTGGATTTGAAGTTCATTGAGAAGGGAAGCAATGACGGCAAATGAAATGACAGTGTGGGAGACCAATGCAACAAGGAAACTGTTGTAGTTATGATCGATGACTTCAAGCAGTGGATGTGATAGTACGGCCAAGAATGCAACTGCGGTGAGTATGGGCACTACCAATCCGATGATGGCAATGGTCCATGCCTTCTTTCCCATCCTTGTTATCAAGCTAAAATCCATCTGCACaccgtttatgaaaatgaaaagcACAAAACCAATTGACGTTATTGTCGTGATCGTGTCGTGAGTTCCATACGGAAACAGCACCCTCATGTACGACCCCACTGGTTCCCCCACAAAAAGAGCTTGCAGAATTAGCCCAGCCTGTGTATACAAATAAATTGATgaatacatataattaatatgattgCATAAAAACAAGTGTTGATTGAGACATATACATACCATCATCTGGGAAATAAAGAGAGGAACTTTGAAGGGCATGAGGATGAGCCGACAGATTTGGGTGATGGCAAATATTAGAAGGACTTGCAACTCAAACAAGGGGAGAAAAGATCTCATCGGAGCTCTTGTATTTTGTGGGCTGCTACGCCATAACCCATCTGAAACAATGTGGGGTGGAGCATCAAGACATACCTGGTACCTTTGTCTCCTTTCATCCACTTCCGTGATCGAGAGGAACATCGTTTCACTTGCATTTAACGCCATTTTCCCCACCAGTTAATCGATATCAATATCTCAGactgataataaaaatttactcAATCAATTCCCCCAATATTGATCTGTGGAGTATGAAAGAGAAGGTATAtcacatatatgtatatgtctGTATCCCATGATTATCTGATGATACAGCCTATCCAAAGTTTGACCACAGTTGTCAACTAGAGTATTAATCTTTTAGGGTGTAACAAATCGTTTATTCTTTCATAAGTAATTAGTTTCTCATCGTCATCATCAACCAACTTCAGACCATACAACTATATTTACACCTTACATCTTTACACAGTTGTAATCTCCTACTAATTTTAACTATCtattataattagaaaaatataactgAATAATGTTTCCAATTATGTAGATACATGTGTCACTTCAAAGATTAAGATTACCTAATCTCTTCTGTGTATCTTTTAATAAACGGTAACAGTAATTTTAGagttcaaataataaaaagcaCTAATTTAACCGTTCAAAACAATAagttaactatatttatatttatttgttatcttaaaattttaaatataaactattatattattaaagagaTTGTGAAATGAttgtaacttttattttcttaagaagtttcaaaatattatttttctttaataaaaaaactcataagATCCTGTTTATAGATAGCAATTTCGTCATCTATCTTTTTCTAAATtatgaaagaaatcaaaatagtaacgtgtgattttatttttagcatGATGAATCATTTCTAGATTatctcaaaaaataaaattatccaGTCACGGTATGATTTCAGTaactcaatatatttttttaaaatatttaatcccTCCAGTTTTTAATTGTTAGATAGTTAAGTACATtccattatttatatatatatagggttaaatatatttttagttcctaaactatcACGCGATTTTAGGATTTTAGGTTTAATCTCTATTCGAAAGTTTTGTTCCttttagtcctcttagttttgaaattcttatGTTTATTTCTTAGAATTGAAcggtgttaaatttttttttttatgtgacaAACGGCGAGCCATGTTTGATGCAAGTTACTGTGACACGACGTTTTGGTTTCTGAAATCAGATTAGggttcttaatttattttattttttaattgagaaaaaGTGATTGCCTCCTCTTGGTGAATCTGATGACACTGTTCAAGAGCCTCATCGAGATTGGGGTGCTTGCAATGATATCCACCCAGAGCCAGTAATCAATGGAGTGCTACATTCGCAATCACAACCAACTGACGCaattaacagataaaaaaaCGGTGAGGGAATAAAGCGAGGAAAAATGGGAGGAGAAGGAAGAAACCTGTTCGATGAGATGGTGAACGGGACTTCCATTGGAGGTTTCTCGGTAAAACCTTTTGAAAGAGACGTTCTTTCTGCGTTTGATGAGGAACAAAACGATGATAAGGGAGAGGAAAACGACACCAAAAACTGCACCAACAACTTCAGCAGTTAGGGGTCTCTTGGTGCCgctatttttcttctttgagaTTTGTTTATTAGGGGTTTGTGGAAGAGGGTCTGGGTTCGGTTCAGCGAGACTACCTGTTGTGTTGTTGATTTTGAAAACTTCAATTGTATTGAGTTGTTCATCCTCAATGAAGCTTTTACTATTAGGATGCATTTCCAGTGAGGCATGACCGAGACCGAGCGGAGGCATGATCGAGACCGAGCTGTCGGTGAAGCGGTGGGTGGATTGAGTCTTGGCAATTTTGATCCAAACCCCACAGTTTTTGTTCTAAGCTTCTTGAAATTGTTATGATATTCTGATTGAATCTTGAGTTTAGAATTCTGTTCAGGTTTTGAATTGCATATCCTTTTTAAATGCATCCATGACTAAAACTCCATAGAATCTGTCTCGGCTTTTGTTAATATGCTTACCAGATGAAGATTTCAAAAATTGGATTTCTTTAACTTTCCTGGGACACTAGTAGTGCTGGCTCATCAAGTGTATCTGACAAAGgaaaaacaacaataatagaTGAATAACTTTAAAACAACTAGATCAAAAAGtttttaacaaacaaaaaaaattccgACCCGCCGGATTCAAACCAGCGACCTAAGGATTGTCTACAGACATTATCCAACTACAGTTCTCCGCTCTAGCAACTGAGCTAAAGTCGGTACATGATGTGTAATTTCAACAGtatatttaattcaaacaatATTATGTTGTTTGTGAAAATATCCATTTCTTAAAGActttaatgttaatataacttttatcaTAGGTAATTGTCCAATACttagtaatattatttatcaaaatttataaccgtatttaaatttttcaattataattaattatctagtataataaaatttatccacgtatattttattatgtttgaaCTCTCAATAAGGATGAATCACTGTTAGAAATTCTAAATggaactaattatttttataactttgtaaaggttataaaattattttctttcaatgagactttaatttatgaaatgttttatattattagattcATAAATTAAGACATGTTTTCattaatgaaaatgattttaattttaaattgtgatgaaaattatatttttgtaaaatgatAGAAATCTAATCATATTTATGT
This sequence is a window from Vigna angularis cultivar LongXiaoDou No.4 chromosome 2, ASM1680809v1, whole genome shotgun sequence. Protein-coding genes within it:
- the LOC108318973 gene encoding cation/H(+) antiporter 15, with amino-acid sequence MALNASETMFLSITEVDERRQRYQVCLDAPPHIVSDGLWRSSPQNTRAPMRSFLPLFELQVLLIFAITQICRLILMPFKVPLFISQMMAGLILQALFVGEPVGSYMRVLFPYGTHDTITTITSIGFVLFIFINGVQMDFSLITRMGKKAWTIAIIGLVVPILTAVAFLAVLSHPLLEVIDHNYNSFLVALVSHTVISFAVIASLLNELQIQNSELGKLALSAALVSDVLCTFATTIGTVFMFSEGDGTKEIVTNLLGLLAMAIFVPLVCRPVMFWIVRSTPEGRPVKDGYLYVIIVLLFVLGWVSVKINQEFVLGAFILGLAVPEGPPLGAALVKKLNFFGTTFLLPIFVTICMLKADFSSTYSSTSVFAVCLVIILTHLVKILSCILPALYCHMPFRDALSLSLILNSKGVVEIGLYCFLYDYKVIDGLTYGIMILSIIVVACIVQWSVRFLYDPSRKYAGYQKRNIMSLRAWSELRILVCIHKPSHISSMIDMIDLCCPTAESPIIVDALHLIELVGRALPIFIPHRIQRQESGLQHRSYSDDVILAFDVYEHENPHVVTAYPCTAVSPPSLMYEDVCNLAFDKVASIIILPFHLRWSTDGEVESDEKSIRALNCRVLEKAPCSVGILVSRGSQRMREESSIRVGLIYLGGEDDEEALCIAKRAMMKTGMKLVVYHLVHEAEEEWDEGEAMEEMKHNIRYQQIVAREGSETAAFLGEVAKEHDFFIVGRRHGIESPQTQGLTNWSEFPELGVIGDFLASPDLESRASILVVQQQVALKPRKGWLF